From Dasypus novemcinctus isolate mDasNov1 chromosome 19, mDasNov1.1.hap2, whole genome shotgun sequence, a single genomic window includes:
- the LOC101438649 gene encoding immunoglobulin lambda constant 6: protein MQGGVFVQACVTVYCVWRRDPADRPSCLGDGDTGHLREGFLNEPVSQCWVFGEGTRLTVLGQPKASPQVSVFPPSPEELKTNKATLVCLVTEFYPGAVDVKWKRDGSDITQGVQTTKPSKQTNNKYAASSYLTLTPPEWRNADQYSCQVTHEGSTVVKSMSPAQCS, encoded by the exons ATGCAGGGAGGGGTTTTTGTACAAGCCTGTGTCACAGTGTATTGTGTTTGGCGCAGGGACCCGGCTGACCGTCCTAG TTGCCTGGGGGACGGGGACACAGGGCATCTCAGGGAGGGGTTTTTGAATGAGCCTGTGTCACAGTGTTGGGTGTTCGGCGAAGGGACCCGGCTGACCGTCCTAG GTCAGCCCAAGGCCTCGCCCCAGGTCAGTGTGTTCCCGCCGTCCCCTGAGGAGCTGAAGACCAACAAGGCCACGCTGGTGTGTCTCGTGACTGAGTTCTACCCGGGCGCTGTGGACGTGAAGTGGAAGAGAGACGGTAGCGACATCACCCAGGGCGTCCAGACCACCAAGCCCTCCAAACAGACCAACAACAAGTACGCGGCCAGCAGCTACCTGACCCTGACGCCTCCTGAGTGGAGGAACGCAGATCAGTACAGCTGCCAGGTCACGCACGAGGGGAGCACCGTGGTTAAGAGTATGAGCCCTGCGCAGTGTTCTTAG